The proteins below are encoded in one region of Sulfitobacter sp. SK012:
- a CDS encoding alpha/beta hydrolase, which yields MKQRNRLLLLTASVAAVAQIATVSLAQDAEPLWAHAPDTISSEWSAVLSALGQGRDAAVPSTDDVQAWQALQDTDITAKIKAAAPFVEAFNGTLRDITLGGVPTVEVTPDKLARNDKIAVYLHGGAYVFNSARGAITSAILLANETGLTVMSVDYTLAPHAKWQETTDQVLSVFAALDEQNFAATNIVLYGDSAGGGLSAGSILKMRDQGMEMPAALILWSPWTDISETGDSYVTLRDAEPFFTYQDVLGPSALAYADVTDHRHPYVSPVYGDFKMGFPPTLIQGGTKEIFLSNFVRLYQALDQAGQTVKLDLYEGMPHVFMAALPESPESRVAVSKAGDWVSEHLLDD from the coding sequence ATGAAGCAACGCAATCGTCTACTCTTGCTCACTGCAAGTGTCGCCGCCGTCGCGCAAATCGCCACAGTATCCCTTGCTCAAGATGCTGAGCCCCTGTGGGCGCACGCGCCGGATACAATCTCGTCTGAATGGAGCGCAGTGCTTTCCGCACTCGGCCAAGGGCGGGACGCGGCGGTGCCTTCCACGGATGATGTGCAAGCGTGGCAAGCACTGCAGGACACCGACATTACCGCAAAGATCAAAGCTGCGGCACCGTTCGTTGAGGCGTTCAACGGCACGCTTCGGGATATCACACTTGGCGGCGTCCCGACGGTCGAAGTCACACCTGACAAACTGGCACGCAACGACAAGATCGCAGTTTACCTACATGGTGGTGCCTATGTCTTCAACTCCGCCAGAGGTGCGATCACCTCGGCGATCCTACTTGCCAATGAAACGGGTCTGACGGTCATGTCCGTCGACTACACGCTTGCGCCACATGCCAAGTGGCAAGAAACAACCGATCAGGTCCTATCCGTCTTCGCCGCTCTTGATGAGCAAAACTTCGCGGCCACCAATATCGTGCTCTACGGCGACTCTGCGGGCGGCGGCCTCTCGGCCGGCAGTATCTTGAAGATGCGTGATCAGGGCATGGAAATGCCGGCAGCATTAATTCTCTGGTCGCCTTGGACCGATATCTCTGAGACCGGGGATAGCTACGTGACGCTCCGGGATGCCGAACCGTTCTTCACATATCAGGACGTACTCGGTCCGTCGGCGCTGGCTTATGCAGATGTGACGGACCACCGGCACCCCTACGTCTCCCCGGTCTACGGGGACTTTAAAATGGGCTTTCCGCCTACCCTCATCCAGGGCGGCACCAAAGAGATATTCCTCAGCAACTTTGTCAGGCTCTATCAAGCATTGGATCAGGCCGGGCAGACCGTGAAGCTCGACCTTTATGAGGGTATGCCGCATGTCTTCATGGCGGCTTTGCCGGAGTCGCCCGAGTCAAGAGTTGCTGTTAGCAAAGCGGGCGATTGGGTGTCCGAGCACTTGCTCGATGATTGA
- a CDS encoding alpha/beta hydrolase, with amino-acid sequence MERPKRLPPDPRTEFAVVEPTIYATDAAFIASVNQELRKIPRGQRDILLFVHGYNNTTSDAVLRLAQFVEDSGFQGVPILFDWASAASLTRYVYDLNSALIARQRFPEISAIMARTNAEGYDVFAHSMGAFLTMEAMKDAAQTGRFNAAGRLQTIILASPDIDKDLFRSQLEQIDTKFDRFFVLLSEDDSALNISRRIAGGVPRVGASNIDELAALGVIAIDLSKIGNSSSGSHSKFAGSPEVVQLIGNGLNDNSRFDRSQRATQLDEIIGGIPVSIAFQ; translated from the coding sequence TTGGAACGCCCCAAAAGGTTACCGCCAGACCCGAGAACTGAGTTTGCGGTCGTCGAGCCAACCATCTACGCGACTGACGCGGCGTTCATCGCATCTGTCAATCAGGAATTGCGCAAAATCCCAAGGGGGCAAAGAGACATTCTCCTCTTTGTGCACGGCTACAATAACACCACCAGTGATGCTGTTTTGAGGCTGGCTCAATTCGTCGAGGATAGTGGATTTCAAGGTGTCCCCATACTTTTTGATTGGGCGTCGGCTGCAAGCCTCACACGCTACGTTTATGACTTAAACAGCGCCTTGATCGCTCGGCAAAGGTTTCCCGAAATCAGCGCGATCATGGCCCGCACCAATGCAGAAGGGTACGACGTATTTGCACATTCCATGGGCGCTTTCCTGACGATGGAAGCGATGAAAGATGCAGCACAGACAGGTCGATTTAATGCTGCAGGACGGCTTCAGACAATCATATTAGCTTCGCCTGACATCGATAAGGATCTATTCCGGTCGCAACTGGAGCAAATAGACACCAAATTCGACCGATTTTTCGTCTTGTTATCTGAAGACGACAGCGCCCTGAACATTTCCCGCCGAATTGCAGGCGGTGTTCCGCGTGTCGGCGCATCCAATATCGATGAACTCGCCGCTCTTGGAGTTATCGCGATCGATTTGTCAAAAATAGGTAATTCCAGTTCTGGAAGTCACTCGAAGTTCGCGGGCTCGCCGGAGGTTGTGCAGTTGATTGGCAATGGTCTAAACGACAACAGTCGATTTGACCGGAGTCAACGGGCCACTCAACTCGATGAGATTATTGGCGGAATTCCAGTTAGCATAGCTTTTCAGTGA
- a CDS encoding DUF5681 domain-containing protein produces the protein MTRNNDATTYTDESGKFATGNPGRPKGARHKTTQAIEVMLEGQQEALTQAAIDKALDGDVTALRLCLDRIAPARKDSPVSFDLPDIETAADAANAARAILKAISDGDVTPLEAATVMAVIEQFRRTLETTELERRLAALEAIK, from the coding sequence ATGACACGTAATAACGATGCAACAACGTATACTGATGAATCAGGAAAGTTCGCCACCGGCAACCCCGGCAGGCCCAAGGGGGCCCGCCACAAGACCACACAAGCTATTGAGGTGATGCTAGAGGGCCAGCAGGAAGCGTTGACCCAAGCAGCCATAGATAAGGCGCTGGATGGCGACGTGACTGCTTTGCGCTTGTGTCTGGATCGGATCGCGCCCGCCCGCAAGGATTCTCCAGTGTCATTTGATCTTCCCGATATTGAGACGGCAGCGGATGCGGCCAACGCAGCCCGCGCCATTCTCAAGGCAATCTCAGACGGTGATGTAACCCCTCTTGAGGCTGCGACTGTGATGGCCGTGATCGAGCAATTCCGCCGCACCTTGGAAACCACAGAACTAGAGCGCCGGTTGGCAGCATTGGAGGCAATCAAATGA
- a CDS encoding DUF3987 domain-containing protein yields the protein MAAIQTSPAIQRNLEVAKSLASAGLPVFPCRNAANGDKGAKSPLTSDGFKSATTDVDQIERWWSSHPSAVVGVPTGAASGISVLDGDIDRKTGEPVGERQLEELGLLPPSAVKVLTQSGGVQYLFAHCEGARTSSHQVASNVDTRGDGGYIIAPGSVMADGASYRYAARKLSDAIKAGDLPTYPVHAVDAAILARKEKEKAPPSIATNLFIDTGDTRASDPETLNATRRLLAEAPNTLTREDWVKLALSLRVAYGDALHDAFLSFSERYSGGTPCDAKAAQVVWNSAAHPSSVTTIAPALALLKNAAGEGRTKEIWREVFAERDHQQPAQSIVLGKDQANTASDWPEPDAKMGEPIRPPAPVMTNTEFEQVFGPWAQWITDAAETKNAPTDYVALTLLATAGAAIGNSRWAVPWEGWKEPPVLWAMLVGDPSAGKSPALDAVLDPVKDIEREMTDIYRKARDKWADENEVAALVLSQWKQDAKSAMADGDTPPSKPREADAGSPPVRERICITDITTEKVADLLSTTWRGLLLARDELSGWLGSMDRYNGGGDRPFWLEAYGGRSYTIDRKNSPEPITVDHLSVSIIGGTQPDKLSDLLVNSDDDGLLARFIVVCPDAVPLSRPTVSLDGAKLTEAVEMLHGLPHGTDENGNRRPFFIDFSPDAADALHEFRGRCRVWEADSTGLYKSHIGKMPGLVVRIANVLAHLDWAADAGNDFVTHITVNHVGRACHFVGEYLRKHAYRAYGAAKMPSEVQAAKTIGSIIRTDDLTLFKLRDIQNKGRTGLLKTTDVKAALGVLIDADWLREIRATTGGRPSVSYSVNPKLEDMK from the coding sequence CATCCAGCGCAACTTGGAGGTGGCAAAATCTTTGGCATCCGCTGGCCTTCCCGTCTTCCCATGCCGCAATGCGGCCAACGGCGATAAAGGGGCCAAATCACCCCTAACGTCTGATGGGTTCAAATCTGCAACGACAGATGTGGACCAGATTGAGCGTTGGTGGTCCAGTCATCCGTCAGCCGTGGTTGGCGTGCCAACAGGCGCGGCGTCTGGGATCTCCGTGCTTGATGGCGATATTGACCGCAAGACAGGCGAACCAGTTGGTGAACGGCAACTTGAGGAACTTGGTCTTTTGCCTCCGTCCGCCGTGAAGGTCTTAACCCAGAGTGGAGGCGTTCAGTATCTCTTTGCCCATTGCGAAGGGGCGAGAACAAGCAGCCACCAGGTTGCCAGCAACGTCGATACGCGGGGCGATGGTGGCTATATCATCGCGCCGGGGTCTGTGATGGCAGACGGCGCTTCATACCGCTATGCGGCCCGCAAGTTGTCCGATGCGATCAAAGCAGGCGACCTTCCTACTTATCCAGTTCATGCCGTCGATGCTGCGATACTGGCGAGGAAAGAAAAGGAAAAGGCCCCGCCATCAATTGCGACTAACTTGTTTATCGACACCGGTGACACGCGAGCATCCGACCCAGAAACACTGAACGCGACGCGACGCTTGCTTGCTGAAGCCCCAAACACCCTAACACGTGAGGATTGGGTAAAGCTGGCCCTGTCGCTGCGGGTTGCCTACGGGGACGCGCTGCATGATGCTTTCCTGTCATTCTCAGAGCGCTATTCGGGCGGAACCCCATGTGATGCCAAGGCCGCACAGGTTGTTTGGAATAGCGCCGCCCACCCATCTAGCGTGACAACGATTGCGCCAGCGCTCGCCCTGCTAAAAAACGCCGCAGGCGAAGGGCGCACCAAAGAGATATGGCGCGAAGTGTTCGCCGAACGGGACCACCAACAACCCGCGCAATCAATCGTGCTGGGCAAGGACCAAGCCAACACCGCCTCAGACTGGCCAGAGCCAGACGCGAAGATGGGGGAGCCCATCCGACCGCCTGCCCCTGTTATGACTAACACGGAATTTGAACAGGTGTTCGGGCCGTGGGCGCAGTGGATCACAGACGCAGCGGAAACAAAGAACGCACCCACTGATTATGTAGCTCTAACCCTCTTGGCTACAGCGGGGGCCGCTATTGGCAATTCCCGCTGGGCGGTGCCTTGGGAGGGATGGAAAGAGCCGCCCGTACTTTGGGCAATGTTGGTGGGCGATCCATCGGCGGGCAAGTCGCCAGCCTTGGACGCTGTTCTTGACCCTGTGAAAGATATCGAACGGGAAATGACGGACATATATCGAAAGGCACGCGACAAGTGGGCGGACGAAAATGAGGTTGCAGCGCTTGTTTTGTCGCAGTGGAAGCAGGACGCCAAAAGCGCAATGGCAGATGGTGATACACCACCATCAAAGCCGCGTGAAGCGGACGCAGGATCGCCACCCGTTAGAGAACGCATCTGCATCACAGATATCACGACAGAAAAGGTTGCTGACCTCCTATCAACCACATGGCGTGGGTTACTACTGGCACGAGATGAATTGTCTGGCTGGCTTGGCAGTATGGATCGTTACAACGGGGGCGGGGATCGTCCATTCTGGCTAGAAGCATATGGTGGGCGTAGCTACACAATTGACCGCAAGAACAGCCCTGAGCCGATCACGGTGGATCATCTAAGCGTCTCGATCATCGGAGGCACGCAGCCCGACAAACTGTCTGACCTGCTGGTGAACTCTGATGACGACGGGTTGCTTGCCCGCTTCATAGTGGTTTGCCCCGATGCTGTGCCTTTGTCGCGGCCAACAGTTTCACTTGATGGGGCTAAACTCACTGAGGCAGTCGAAATGCTGCACGGCTTGCCTCATGGCACAGATGAAAACGGCAACCGCCGCCCGTTCTTCATCGACTTCAGCCCGGACGCTGCAGACGCGTTGCATGAGTTCCGTGGTCGGTGTCGTGTTTGGGAAGCGGATTCAACGGGCCTGTACAAAAGCCACATTGGGAAAATGCCTGGGCTTGTCGTTCGGATCGCCAATGTTCTGGCCCACCTCGATTGGGCCGCTGATGCTGGAAATGACTTTGTGACGCATATCACCGTGAACCATGTAGGACGCGCTTGTCACTTTGTTGGCGAATATCTCAGGAAACACGCCTACCGCGCATACGGGGCCGCTAAGATGCCCTCAGAGGTTCAGGCCGCCAAAACTATAGGCTCAATTATTCGCACCGATGATCTTACCCTGTTCAAGCTGCGCGACATTCAGAACAAGGGCCGCACTGGCCTGCTCAAGACAACAGATGTGAAAGCAGCGCTTGGTGTTCTAATCGACGCTGATTGGTTGCGTGAAATCAGAGCAACAACAGGCGGGCGTCCGTCTGTATCTTACTCAGTCAATCCTAAGTTGGAGGACATGAAGTGA